A DNA window from Undibacterium sp. YM2 contains the following coding sequences:
- a CDS encoding PHB depolymerase family esterase, whose product MKRVLRWFAWIMLSLLTLIALCGALFAYFIYSPAPVRPALSGAVQKGSIQAGGIKRTYISYVPRDLPKGAPLMLVMHGSGQSAEDIRVETGYGFERLADQHGFAIAYPESYSFDWNDCGKVGDYQVNGRDIDDVSFLNALTDKLINDLGTDKTRVFATGVSAGGFMSLRLALESPSHFRAVAAVSASVQVPQNFRCKPAGTGLTSVMIMNGTKDPLVPYNGGEVNLLGLFYKCGDVLNARASAQYFADLHKITATPTEQTTAISGVDVEQVSWKQDPRTEVELVTIHGGGHGLPQPYYRRARLLGPSPMAPNGAEMIWEFFARQERF is encoded by the coding sequence ATGAAACGAGTCCTACGCTGGTTTGCTTGGATCATGCTGAGCCTGCTCACCCTCATCGCACTATGCGGCGCACTGTTCGCCTACTTCATTTATTCCCCAGCACCCGTACGCCCAGCCTTGTCAGGCGCTGTGCAAAAAGGCAGCATACAGGCAGGCGGCATCAAACGCACCTACATCAGCTACGTACCACGCGACCTACCCAAAGGCGCACCGCTGATGCTGGTCATGCACGGCTCTGGCCAAAGCGCAGAAGACATACGCGTAGAAACCGGCTACGGCTTCGAACGCCTCGCAGATCAACACGGCTTCGCCATAGCCTACCCCGAATCCTACAGCTTTGACTGGAACGACTGCGGCAAAGTCGGCGACTACCAGGTCAATGGCCGCGATATTGACGACGTCAGTTTCCTCAACGCCCTGACAGACAAACTCATCAACGACCTGGGCACAGACAAAACCCGCGTATTCGCCACCGGCGTCTCCGCAGGCGGCTTCATGTCACTACGCCTGGCACTGGAATCCCCAAGCCACTTCCGCGCCGTAGCCGCAGTTTCAGCAAGCGTGCAAGTCCCCCAAAACTTCCGCTGCAAACCCGCTGGCACAGGCTTAACCTCAGTCATGATCATGAACGGCACCAAAGACCCGCTAGTGCCCTACAATGGCGGCGAAGTGAACCTGCTAGGCCTGTTCTACAAATGCGGCGACGTACTCAATGCCCGCGCATCCGCGCAATACTTCGCAGACCTGCACAAGATCACAGCCACACCCACAGAACAGACAACCGCAATATCAGGCGTCGATGTAGAACAAGTAAGCTGGAAGCAAGACCCCAGAACCGAAGTTGAACTCGTCACCATCCACGGCGGCGGACATGGCTTACCGCAACCCTACTATCGCCGCGCACGCCTGCTAGGCCCGTCGCCGATGGCACCGAACGGGGCGGAAATGATTTGGGAGTTCTTTGCGCGGCAGGAGCGGTTTTGA
- a CDS encoding ATP-dependent Clp protease proteolytic subunit, translating to MADEKDNNEVQRSPFLEEKAFKSRTVLVFGTINDKLAAEVSKRLIALSAESKDPITILVSSPGGHVESGDVIHDIIKFIDAPVNIVGTGWVGSAAVNVFLSVPKERRVCLPNTRFLIHQPSGGIGGQATDIAIQAREIVKIRERIAALIAKESGQSLEKVTTDIDRDYWMSAAEAMEYGLVSRIIIKQGELS from the coding sequence ATGGCCGACGAAAAAGACAACAACGAAGTACAACGCAGCCCTTTCCTAGAAGAAAAGGCCTTCAAATCCCGCACCGTGCTGGTATTTGGCACCATCAATGACAAACTGGCGGCTGAAGTCAGCAAGCGCCTGATCGCCCTGTCGGCAGAGTCCAAAGACCCCATCACCATCCTGGTATCTTCCCCCGGCGGCCATGTCGAATCTGGCGATGTCATCCATGACATCATCAAGTTCATCGATGCACCAGTGAATATCGTTGGCACAGGCTGGGTAGGCAGTGCTGCCGTCAATGTTTTCCTGTCCGTCCCCAAAGAGCGCCGCGTCTGCCTGCCAAACACTCGCTTTTTGATACACCAGCCCAGCGGCGGCATAGGTGGCCAGGCAACCGACATCGCCATCCAGGCCCGTGAGATCGTCAAGATACGCGAACGCATCGCCGCCCTGATCGCCAAAGAATCCGGCCAGTCCCTGGAAAAAGTCACCACCGACATCGACCGCGATTACTGGATGAGCGCTGCAGAAGCCATGGAATACGGCCTGGTATCGCGCATCATCATCAAGCAGGGTGAACTGTCCTAA
- a CDS encoding M20 aminoacylase family protein, with protein sequence MNLIDPIVQFQAEIQQIRRDIHAHPELCFEEHRTSEVVAQKLEAWGIPIIRGLAGTGIVGVLKNGTSERAIGLRADMDALPMQEINTFAHTSKHDGKMHACGHDGHTAMLLGAAHYLSKYKEFDGTVYLIFQPAEEGGGGARRMIEEGMFDKYPMDAVFGMHNWPGAAVGTFGVTPGPMMASSNEFEVIVRGKGAHAAQPHKGIDPIMVAVQMAQSWQTIVSRNASPLESAVLSVTQIHSGSATNVIPDEATLIGTVRAFSTEMIDLIEKRMRTIAEHTAAAFDAQVDFRFKRNYPPLINHARETAFAAEVMRSVVGADKVDERVEPTMGAEDFSFMLQAKPGCYAFLGNGDGGHRDMGHGLGPCNLHNPSYDFNDDLLPIGATYWVRLAEAYLKKST encoded by the coding sequence ATGAACCTGATCGATCCTATCGTCCAATTCCAGGCCGAAATCCAGCAAATCCGGCGTGATATCCACGCCCACCCCGAGCTTTGCTTTGAAGAACACCGCACCTCTGAAGTTGTCGCGCAAAAGCTGGAGGCCTGGGGCATACCCATCATCCGTGGCCTGGCTGGCACAGGCATCGTCGGCGTACTCAAGAATGGCACTAGCGAACGGGCCATAGGCTTGCGTGCCGATATGGATGCCCTGCCCATGCAGGAAATCAATACCTTTGCCCATACCTCAAAACACGATGGAAAAATGCATGCCTGCGGCCATGATGGTCACACCGCCATGCTGCTGGGGGCGGCACATTACCTGTCCAAATATAAAGAATTTGATGGCACCGTCTATCTGATCTTCCAGCCTGCCGAAGAAGGCGGCGGCGGTGCGCGGCGCATGATAGAAGAAGGCATGTTCGACAAATACCCCATGGATGCCGTCTTTGGCATGCATAACTGGCCGGGCGCAGCAGTGGGCACTTTTGGTGTCACACCTGGCCCAATGATGGCCTCGTCAAATGAATTTGAAGTCATCGTCAGAGGCAAGGGTGCCCATGCGGCGCAACCGCACAAGGGCATAGACCCTATCATGGTCGCGGTACAAATGGCACAGAGCTGGCAAACCATCGTCAGCCGCAATGCCAGCCCGCTGGAGTCTGCCGTTTTGTCTGTCACCCAAATCCATTCTGGCAGTGCCACCAATGTGATACCCGATGAAGCAACACTGATAGGCACGGTACGCGCCTTCAGCACCGAAATGATAGACCTCATAGAAAAACGCATGCGCACCATTGCCGAACATACCGCTGCGGCTTTTGATGCCCAGGTGGATTTCCGCTTCAAGCGCAATTACCCGCCCCTGATCAACCATGCCAGGGAAACCGCTTTTGCCGCAGAGGTGATGCGCAGTGTAGTAGGTGCAGACAAGGTCGATGAAAGGGTAGAACCCACCATGGGCGCAGAAGACTTTTCTTTCATGCTACAGGCCAAGCCGGGCTGCTATGCCTTTTTGGGCAATGGTGACGGTGGGCACAGGGACATGGGCCACGGCCTCGGGCCTTGCAACTTGCACAACCCCAGCTATGACTTCAATGATGATTTGCTGCCCATAGGCGCAACTTATTGGGTCAGGCTGGCAGAAGCCTACTTGAAAAAAAGCACCTGA
- a CDS encoding ABC transporter permease: protein MSGFILRRLLQSLAVLLLMSLLVFAGVYAIGNPIDILISPEADQLERARIIAAFGLDQSLPQQYWLFLKNALAGDMGRSFAYATPALGLIIERMPATLELAVFAILIAILLGIPLGLLAGLRPDSIAAKSIMAVSILGFSLPTFWVGLMLIMVFAVQLGWLPSSGRGETTLLLGIPVSFLSLDGLKHLLLPALNLALFNIAMVIRLTRSGAQEALLQDYVRFARAKGLRNSRIIGVHVLKNILIPIVTVIALQFGSIIAFAIVTESVFAWPGMGKLIIDSIRVLDRPVIVAYLLLIVSLFIFINLVVDVVYSLLDPRVRLSESRG, encoded by the coding sequence ATGTCAGGGTTTATCTTGCGCCGCCTGCTGCAAAGCCTGGCAGTTTTGCTGCTCATGTCACTGCTGGTATTTGCTGGCGTGTATGCAATAGGCAACCCAATCGATATCCTGATCAGCCCTGAGGCAGATCAGCTTGAGCGTGCGCGCATCATCGCTGCCTTTGGCCTGGACCAGAGCCTGCCGCAGCAATACTGGTTATTTTTGAAAAATGCCCTGGCTGGCGACATGGGGCGTTCCTTCGCTTATGCGACACCGGCACTGGGTCTCATCATAGAACGTATGCCAGCCACGCTGGAACTGGCGGTGTTTGCCATATTGATTGCGATCTTGCTCGGCATCCCGCTGGGTTTGCTGGCTGGTTTGCGGCCTGACAGCATTGCTGCAAAAAGCATCATGGCGGTATCGATACTGGGCTTCTCCCTGCCTACCTTTTGGGTAGGGCTGATGTTGATCATGGTGTTCGCTGTGCAATTGGGTTGGTTGCCTTCCAGTGGACGTGGCGAGACGACACTCTTGCTGGGCATACCTGTGAGTTTCTTGAGTCTCGATGGCCTCAAGCATTTGCTCTTGCCTGCGCTGAACCTGGCGCTCTTTAATATCGCCATGGTGATACGCCTGACGCGCTCTGGTGCGCAAGAAGCGCTGCTGCAAGACTATGTGCGCTTTGCCCGCGCCAAGGGTTTGCGCAATAGCCGCATCATCGGCGTGCATGTACTCAAGAATATCCTTATCCCTATTGTCACCGTGATTGCCTTGCAATTCGGTTCCATCATCGCGTTTGCGATTGTCACTGAATCAGTGTTTGCCTGGCCAGGCATGGGCAAGCTTATTATCGATTCGATACGCGTGCTGGACAGGCCGGTCATTGTTGCCTATCTGCTGCTGATCGTCAGCCTGTTTATCTTTATTAACCTGGTGGTGGATGTGGTGTATTCATTGCTGGACCCGCGCGTGCGTTTGTCAGAAAGCCGGGGCTGA
- a CDS encoding ABC transporter permease, protein MAETITPKIETPLQRFLRDFFASRIASLGSLILVLLVLLAIFAPLISPQNPYDLMALDVMDSRLEPGKLSADGKHTFLLGTDEQGRDMLSAIFYGLRISLIVGFSSTVIALAIGLSLGLLAGYLGGRVESLIMRIADIQLSFPAILIAMILLALTGQGVGKIIIALVLVQWAYYARTARSAALVERQKEYIEAAVGLGLSPARIIWRHLLPNCLPPLIVIAALQVASAISLEATLSFLGLGLPVTEPSLGLLIANGYQYLLSGKYWISFYPGLALLLTVVSINLVADHLRDVLNPRLQTQ, encoded by the coding sequence ATGGCTGAAACGATCACTCCAAAAATTGAAACGCCCTTGCAGCGTTTCTTGCGCGACTTCTTTGCCAGCCGCATCGCCAGCTTGGGCAGTTTGATTTTAGTGCTGCTGGTCTTGCTGGCGATATTTGCACCGCTGATCTCACCGCAAAACCCCTATGACCTGATGGCGCTGGATGTCATGGATTCACGGCTGGAACCTGGCAAACTCTCTGCCGATGGCAAGCACACGTTTTTGCTAGGCACCGATGAGCAGGGGCGCGATATGTTGTCGGCCATTTTCTATGGTTTGCGTATTTCGCTCATCGTTGGTTTTTCCAGTACTGTGATTGCGCTGGCAATTGGCCTCAGCCTGGGCTTGTTGGCGGGTTATCTGGGGGGGCGTGTTGAATCCCTTATCATGCGTATTGCTGACATACAGTTATCTTTTCCCGCCATCCTGATCGCCATGATTTTGCTGGCGCTGACAGGGCAGGGCGTAGGCAAGATCATCATCGCGCTGGTGCTGGTGCAATGGGCCTATTATGCGCGCACGGCCCGCAGTGCGGCATTGGTGGAAAGACAGAAAGAATATATAGAAGCCGCAGTCGGCCTGGGCTTGTCACCGGCACGCATTATCTGGCGTCACTTGCTGCCTAACTGCCTGCCACCATTGATCGTCATCGCAGCCTTGCAGGTGGCGTCAGCGATTTCGCTGGAAGCGACGCTCTCATTTTTGGGCCTGGGTTTGCCAGTGACTGAACCCTCGCTGGGTTTGCTGATCGCCAATGGTTATCAATACCTGTTGTCCGGCAAATACTGGATCAGTTTTTATCCCGGCCTGGCCTTGTTGCTGACGGTGGTATCCATCAACCTGGTGGCTGACCATTTGCGCGATGTGCTTAACCCGCGCTTGCAGACGCAATAG
- a CDS encoding ABC transporter ATP-binding protein, with product MTIATLEVQNLQTEFASRAGTVRAVNNVSFSVQPGQIMGLVGESGSGKSMTAYSIMGLIDPPGKVTAGKVLFKGQDLRSMSAEAMRQIRGNRIAMIFQDPMMTLNPVLRIDTQMMETIFAHQQVSREKARDMARAALVKVGIPSPDERLLAYPHQFSGGMRQRVAIAIALLNEPELIICDEPTTALDVTIQGQILYEMQKLCRESGTALIWITHDLSVVAGLADTVAVMYAGKKVESGSVQQVLEQAMHPYTHGLIASSPSRNLHGQSLRQIPGATPSLLNLPQGCAFRLRCERATAVCEKDPVAENLQGHSVLCFHPMHAVAEVTHD from the coding sequence ATGACAATCGCGACTCTGGAAGTGCAAAACCTGCAGACTGAATTTGCCAGCCGTGCCGGTACTGTACGTGCGGTGAATAATGTCAGCTTCAGCGTGCAGCCTGGGCAAATCATGGGCCTGGTCGGTGAATCTGGTTCTGGCAAATCCATGACGGCTTATTCCATCATGGGCCTGATCGATCCTCCTGGTAAAGTCACGGCGGGCAAGGTCTTGTTCAAGGGCCAGGACTTGCGCAGCATGTCGGCAGAAGCCATGCGGCAAATCCGTGGCAACCGCATCGCCATGATATTCCAGGACCCGATGATGACCCTGAACCCGGTCTTGCGCATCGATACGCAAATGATGGAAACCATCTTTGCCCATCAACAGGTCAGCCGCGAAAAAGCACGCGACATGGCACGCGCCGCACTGGTCAAGGTGGGCATACCCTCGCCAGATGAAAGACTACTGGCCTATCCTCACCAGTTTTCTGGCGGCATGCGGCAAAGGGTGGCAATCGCCATTGCACTTTTGAATGAGCCTGAGCTGATTATTTGTGATGAACCGACTACCGCACTTGATGTGACCATACAGGGCCAGATCCTGTATGAAATGCAAAAACTCTGCCGCGAATCTGGCACGGCATTGATCTGGATTACCCATGACCTGTCCGTCGTGGCTGGCCTGGCTGATACTGTCGCCGTCATGTATGCTGGCAAGAAAGTCGAGAGCGGCAGCGTGCAACAAGTATTGGAGCAGGCTATGCATCCCTACACCCACGGCCTGATCGCCTCATCACCATCACGCAACCTGCATGGGCAAAGCTTGCGTCAGATACCGGGGGCAACTCCATCCTTGCTGAATTTGCCGCAAGGCTGTGCATTCCGCCTGCGCTGTGAACGTGCTACTGCAGTTTGTGAAAAGGACCCGGTGGCAGAAAATCTGCAAGGCCACAGTGTATTGTGCTTCCATCCCATGCACGCAGTGGCTGAGGTGACGCATGACTGA
- a CDS encoding ABC transporter ATP-binding protein has product MTDIRQSALLELRQVSKRFAKPVALTDKLTQLFGAESKQQIVHAVDQVDLSLQAGEVVGLVGESGCGKSTLGRMAVGLHSLSDGTRWWRGENLAHMDQAKRKQMQLAVQMIFQDPYASLNPRLRVQDIVGEAPVVHGIIKAAEQQEYVEHVLQKVGLDPAVLKRFPHQFSGGQRARVGIARALAVKPELLVCDEAVAALDVSIQAQVLNLFIKLRDELNLTYLFISHDLGVVRHVSDRVLIMYLGRVVESAATTEIFERPNHPYTQALLASAPRLEVRKMEYIAIKGEIPSPLNPPTGCHFHPRCPHAMPRCVTEQPAFKEVAPSHFSACHLNT; this is encoded by the coding sequence ATGACTGATATCCGCCAGTCAGCCTTGCTGGAACTGCGCCAGGTCAGCAAGCGTTTTGCCAAACCTGTGGCACTGACAGATAAGCTGACCCAGCTATTTGGTGCTGAAAGCAAACAGCAAATCGTCCACGCCGTTGATCAAGTCGATTTGAGCCTGCAAGCGGGTGAAGTTGTCGGCCTGGTCGGTGAATCCGGCTGTGGCAAATCTACACTGGGGCGCATGGCCGTGGGCTTGCACAGTTTGTCTGATGGTACACGCTGGTGGCGTGGTGAAAACCTGGCACACATGGACCAGGCCAAACGCAAGCAAATGCAACTCGCCGTGCAAATGATATTCCAGGACCCATATGCCTCGCTGAACCCGCGCCTGCGTGTGCAAGACATCGTCGGTGAAGCACCGGTCGTGCATGGCATCATCAAGGCCGCTGAACAACAGGAATATGTAGAACACGTGCTGCAAAAAGTAGGGCTGGACCCGGCTGTGCTGAAACGTTTCCCGCACCAGTTCTCTGGCGGCCAGCGCGCCCGCGTCGGTATCGCCAGGGCATTGGCTGTCAAGCCTGAACTGCTGGTATGCGATGAGGCGGTAGCGGCGCTGGATGTGTCTATACAGGCACAAGTTTTGAACCTCTTCATCAAACTGCGTGATGAACTGAACTTGACTTATCTGTTCATCAGCCATGACCTTGGCGTGGTCAGGCATGTGTCTGACCGTGTACTCATCATGTACCTGGGCCGCGTAGTTGAATCCGCCGCGACGACAGAAATTTTTGAGCGACCTAATCATCCCTACACGCAAGCCTTGCTGGCATCTGCCCCCAGGCTGGAAGTGCGCAAGATGGAATACATCGCCATCAAGGGTGAAATTCCTTCCCCGCTTAATCCACCGACTGGCTGCCATTTCCATCCACGCTGCCCGCATGCGATGCCCAGGTGCGTGACTGAGCAGCCAGCATTCAAGGAAGTTGCGCCATCACATTTTTCAGCTTGCCATTTAAATACCTGA
- a CDS encoding erythromycin esterase family protein, which translates to MSFLRLHSLLQQSGKPLACIGLALASSCVATTASAADLATSNLGFEEWQAGPSLPSGWKMLMEAHTVSADCELAKEGKCSVRIASNAKTPKGAMTAIGQTLVASTIGGHPLRLSGWIKTRDVNNGRAELLFQVDGKLKKAVAEAILAKRGPTGSKDWQRFEIKVPVAANAALVHFGVGLVGEGTAWFDDIKLEVDESIVVPDIAEIKKPARPQKSMQLLDDQSLALPAGLIPTIQPAWQAGIQKNTHSLRSLFSDDFSDLQFLKPLLKDKRIVQLGESAHGVAEFNWMKTRLIKFLHQEMGFELIAMEASMTAADAAYANLDKTSALEAMLSSQFGTIATDETLDLFNYLKQGAAGKPRLILAGFDNQDSGYLGHQNVIARFKSMLQTIDPALAGQVDGIEEKLNALLNKQIPVTAASDLPQHYKLIADTLFKNRTTLVKQFPAYMVDMTIQEARSRLSFSQQMAFAPMSNEYTEMRDQRMAENLNFLADTVYPQKKIVVWAHNFHIANDWADKAHAKTMGVWMAEKRRKEMYTIGLYMGRGVLGSYGKENYTEIAAPPAGGMESILANGRLKMSFVDFSQAKPDASNSWMFAPGYARYWGTTPEAITPAKAYDAVIYIDSVTPSEYPH; encoded by the coding sequence ATGTCATTTTTACGCCTGCACTCCCTGCTCCAGCAATCCGGCAAACCTCTTGCTTGTATTGGCCTGGCGCTCGCCTCTTCCTGCGTGGCCACCACGGCTAGTGCGGCAGATCTGGCAACAAGCAATCTTGGCTTTGAAGAATGGCAAGCAGGGCCAAGCCTGCCGTCTGGCTGGAAGATGCTGATGGAAGCACATACCGTCAGTGCGGACTGTGAGCTGGCGAAAGAAGGTAAATGTTCAGTCAGGATAGCAAGTAATGCAAAGACCCCAAAAGGCGCGATGACAGCCATAGGGCAAACACTGGTCGCCAGCACGATAGGTGGTCATCCCTTGCGCTTGTCTGGCTGGATCAAAACCAGAGATGTCAACAATGGCCGCGCAGAACTCTTGTTCCAGGTTGATGGTAAATTAAAGAAAGCCGTGGCAGAGGCCATACTGGCCAAGCGTGGCCCTACTGGCAGCAAGGACTGGCAACGCTTTGAGATTAAAGTGCCAGTGGCAGCCAATGCCGCCTTGGTACATTTTGGGGTAGGCCTGGTGGGCGAAGGTACGGCCTGGTTTGATGATATAAAACTGGAGGTCGATGAAAGTATTGTGGTGCCTGATATCGCGGAAATAAAAAAACCAGCACGTCCACAAAAGTCCATGCAATTGCTGGATGATCAGAGCCTTGCTTTGCCTGCTGGATTGATCCCAACCATACAACCCGCATGGCAGGCAGGCATACAAAAAAACACCCACAGCCTGCGCTCGCTTTTTAGCGATGACTTCAGCGACCTGCAATTCCTGAAGCCCTTGTTGAAAGACAAACGCATCGTGCAACTCGGTGAAAGCGCCCATGGCGTTGCAGAATTCAACTGGATGAAAACACGTCTGATTAAATTCCTGCATCAGGAAATGGGATTTGAACTCATCGCCATGGAAGCATCAATGACTGCGGCCGATGCAGCTTATGCCAATCTCGATAAAACGTCTGCACTTGAAGCCATGCTCAGCAGCCAGTTTGGCACCATCGCCACTGATGAAACCCTGGACTTGTTCAATTACCTCAAGCAGGGTGCAGCAGGCAAACCCCGCCTGATACTTGCCGGATTTGATAATCAGGACAGCGGTTATCTGGGTCATCAAAACGTTATCGCCAGGTTCAAGTCCATGCTACAGACGATAGACCCAGCCTTGGCCGGGCAAGTGGATGGCATAGAAGAGAAATTGAATGCCCTGCTCAACAAGCAAATACCGGTGACTGCGGCAAGTGATTTGCCTCAGCACTATAAGCTCATCGCAGATACGCTATTCAAGAACCGCACAACACTGGTAAAGCAATTTCCGGCATATATGGTGGATATGACGATACAGGAAGCCAGATCAAGGCTAAGCTTCAGTCAGCAAATGGCCTTCGCCCCCATGAGCAATGAATACACAGAAATGCGCGACCAGCGCATGGCAGAGAACCTGAACTTCCTGGCCGACACTGTCTATCCACAAAAGAAGATCGTCGTCTGGGCCCATAATTTTCATATTGCCAATGACTGGGCAGACAAAGCCCACGCAAAAACCATGGGTGTATGGATGGCAGAAAAGCGCCGCAAAGAAATGTACACTATAGGTCTGTATATGGGTCGCGGTGTTCTGGGTAGTTACGGCAAGGAAAACTATACTGAAATTGCAGCGCCACCAGCAGGTGGCATGGAAAGCATACTCGCGAATGGCCGTTTGAAAATGAGTTTTGTTGATTTTTCTCAAGCAAAACCGGATGCCAGTAATAGCTGGATGTTCGCGCCAGGCTATGCACGCTATTGGGGTACGACGCCAGAGGCGATTACTCCAGCCAAAGCCTATGATGCAGTGATTTACATAGACAGTGTTACTCCTTCAGAGTACCCACACTAA
- a CDS encoding DUF817 domain-containing protein, whose protein sequence is MRLQSIDQFLIEPPQPENLAGFRRFLLEFWYFGIKEVRSCLFVGLFFASILIVPKAGLFGLPRYDVLFVIALLIQAGMVWSKLETVDELKAVTLFHMVGFALEVFKVSGQIQSWAYPEFGYTKLWGVPLFSGFMYASIGSYIIQAWRLFDLRIRHHPPYWMAGLIGILIYLNFFTHHYIGDYRWYLAACALGLYARSSVVFRPLDRDRSMPLLLSFVLIGFFIWLAENMGTFFGIWRYPNQLGAWSTVHVGKWSSWSLLVIMTFTIVAHLKHIKRHIHIAE, encoded by the coding sequence ATGCGCCTGCAATCCATAGACCAATTCCTTATCGAACCTCCCCAGCCTGAAAACCTGGCAGGTTTCCGTCGTTTTTTACTGGAGTTCTGGTATTTCGGTATCAAGGAGGTACGTTCCTGCCTGTTTGTCGGCCTGTTCTTTGCCTCGATATTGATCGTGCCAAAAGCTGGCCTGTTTGGCTTGCCGCGTTACGATGTGCTGTTTGTGATTGCCTTGCTGATACAGGCTGGCATGGTCTGGAGCAAGCTGGAAACCGTCGATGAACTCAAGGCCGTAACCCTGTTCCACATGGTAGGTTTTGCGCTGGAGGTGTTCAAGGTATCGGGCCAGATACAGAGCTGGGCTTATCCTGAATTTGGCTATACCAAGCTATGGGGGGTGCCGCTGTTCAGTGGTTTCATGTATGCCAGCATAGGTAGCTACATCATCCAGGCCTGGCGCCTGTTTGATTTACGCATACGCCATCATCCACCTTACTGGATGGCTGGCCTGATAGGCATACTGATTTACCTGAATTTTTTCACTCACCACTATATCGGTGACTATCGCTGGTATCTGGCAGCCTGTGCGCTGGGCTTGTATGCGCGTTCATCGGTGGTATTTCGCCCGCTGGACCGTGACCGCAGCATGCCTTTGCTGCTTTCCTTTGTGCTGATCGGTTTCTTTATCTGGCTGGCAGAAAATATGGGCACCTTCTTTGGTATCTGGCGCTACCCGAATCAACTGGGTGCCTGGTCAACCGTGCATGTGGGCAAATGGAGTTCGTGGTCTTTACTGGTTATCATGACCTTCACCATTGTTGCCCATCTCAAGCATATCAAGCGGCATATACATATCGCTGAATAA
- the puuE gene encoding allantoinase PuuE, which yields MTQSAQFSDYPRDLIGYGRHVPHAQWPGQARIALQFVLNYEEGGENCVLHGDRASEQFLSEIVGAAAYEARHMSMESIYEYGSRAGVWRILREFEKRQLPLTIFGVAMALQRHPELTQAFGELGHEIACHGLRWIHYQGLDEAIEREHMQQAVQIMRELTGKAPLGWYTGRDSPNTRKLVVEHGGFAYDADYYGDDLPFWTQVTTSDGQQHPHLVVPYTLDSNDMRFATPQGFNTGEHFYDYLKDSFDLLYAEGDPEGDNAPKMLSIGMHCRLLGRPGRFRAFQRFLDYVQSHDKVWVCRRIDIANHWKQVHPYVAK from the coding sequence ATGACGCAGTCGGCGCAATTTAGTGACTACCCTCGCGACCTCATAGGCTATGGCCGCCATGTCCCGCATGCGCAATGGCCAGGCCAGGCCAGGATAGCCCTGCAATTTGTCCTGAATTATGAAGAAGGCGGCGAAAACTGTGTACTGCATGGTGACCGTGCGTCTGAGCAGTTTTTATCCGAGATCGTCGGTGCGGCAGCTTATGAAGCGCGCCATATGTCGATGGAATCTATCTATGAATATGGTTCCCGCGCTGGTGTCTGGCGCATCTTGCGTGAATTTGAAAAACGCCAGTTGCCGCTGACAATATTTGGTGTCGCCATGGCCTTGCAGCGCCATCCTGAACTGACCCAGGCTTTTGGTGAACTCGGTCATGAAATCGCCTGCCATGGCCTGCGCTGGATACATTATCAAGGCCTCGATGAAGCCATAGAGCGTGAACACATGCAGCAAGCCGTGCAAATCATGCGAGAGCTGACTGGCAAAGCACCGCTGGGCTGGTACACCGGGCGCGATTCGCCGAATACCCGCAAGCTGGTCGTCGAGCACGGCGGCTTTGCCTATGATGCTGATTACTATGGCGATGACCTGCCTTTCTGGACACAAGTGACGACCAGCGATGGCCAGCAGCATCCCCACCTGGTTGTGCCCTACACCCTGGACAGCAATGACATGCGCTTTGCTACGCCCCAGGGTTTTAATACGGGTGAGCATTTCTATGATTACCTCAAAGACAGTTTCGACCTCCTGTATGCCGAAGGTGATCCTGAGGGCGACAATGCACCAAAAATGCTATCCATAGGCATGCATTGCCGCTTGCTGGGGCGACCCGGACGCTTCCGCGCCTTTCAGCGCTTCCTTGATTATGTGCAATCGCATGACAAGGTGTGGGTTTGCCGTCGCATCGATATTGCCAATCACTGGAAACAAGTCCATCCCTATGTAGCTAAATAA